The following proteins come from a genomic window of Nostoc sp. ATCC 53789:
- a CDS encoding nucleoside triphosphate pyrophosphatase, translated as MKIPPFVLASASPARRRLLQTVGIEPIVRASDFDESQIQLSEPAELVKTLAQYKAETVAPQFESALIMGCDSVLSMNGEIYGKPADTSEAIARWQIMQGNFGDLYTGHALIDLEQNRTIVKSQVTRVYFAQMSDRAILAYVATGEPLKCAGAFAIEGFGSFFVEKIEGCHSNVIGLSLPLLRHILAELGYDVTDFWQ; from the coding sequence ATGAAAATTCCACCCTTTGTACTTGCCTCAGCTTCCCCGGCTCGTCGCCGCTTGCTGCAAACTGTTGGTATTGAACCGATAGTTCGAGCTAGTGACTTTGACGAATCGCAAATCCAATTAAGTGAACCAGCAGAATTGGTCAAAACTCTTGCCCAATATAAGGCGGAAACTGTAGCCCCGCAGTTTGAATCAGCTTTGATTATGGGTTGTGATTCAGTTTTGTCCATGAATGGTGAAATTTACGGCAAACCAGCAGACACTTCTGAAGCGATCGCCCGTTGGCAGATAATGCAGGGTAACTTTGGCGACTTGTATACAGGTCACGCCTTAATTGACCTTGAGCAAAACCGCACTATAGTCAAGTCTCAAGTTACAAGAGTTTACTTTGCTCAAATGAGCGATCGCGCAATTCTTGCTTATGTTGCCACAGGTGAGCCCCTCAAGTGTGCTGGAGCCTTTGCCATTGAAGGTTTTGGTAGTTTTTTTGTTGAAAAAATTGAAGGCTGTCACAGCAATGTAATAGGACTCAGTTTACCCCTGCTCCGGCACATATTAGCGGAACTAGGATACGATGTCACTGATTTTTGGCAATAG
- the psbP gene encoding photosystem II reaction center PsbP — protein MWKRIVLILLLVLSFSLSNSDIAAAAGLKSFVDTSDGYQFSYPNGWLQVKVANGPDVVFHDLIEVSENVSVVISPVPEGKTLSELGTPTEVGYKLGKAALAPPDSGRSAELVNAAEREVDGKTYYLLEYEVKLPNKQQRHNIASVAVSRGKLFTLNASIPEKRWQRVKGMIDEVVNSFTVY, from the coding sequence ATGTGGAAAAGAATTGTATTAATTTTGCTATTGGTGTTGAGTTTCAGCCTGAGTAATTCTGATATAGCGGCTGCGGCTGGACTTAAAAGCTTTGTAGACACTAGTGATGGCTATCAGTTTTCATATCCTAACGGCTGGCTACAAGTTAAAGTTGCCAACGGGCCAGATGTGGTTTTCCACGATTTGATTGAGGTGTCTGAAAACGTTTCGGTTGTGATTAGCCCAGTTCCAGAAGGCAAAACTTTATCAGAATTGGGAACCCCAACAGAAGTAGGATATAAGTTGGGAAAAGCTGCTCTTGCGCCTCCTGACTCTGGTCGTTCGGCTGAATTAGTCAATGCCGCAGAGCGAGAAGTAGACGGTAAAACGTACTACCTTTTAGAGTATGAGGTTAAACTCCCCAATAAACAGCAACGGCATAACATCGCCAGCGTAGCTGTTAGCCGTGGCAAACTTTTTACCCTCAACGCCTCAATTCCTGAAAAACGCTGGCAGAGAGTTAAAGGAATGATTGATGAGGTTGTAAATTCATTTACTGTCTATTAA
- a CDS encoding aldo/keto reductase yields the protein METKQLGKTGVFVSAIGLGGMPMSISNRPPESQSIEVIHRALDLGITFIDTADSYCKDESEKHHNERLINKALTSYKGDVSQVIVATKGGLMRPDGNWTSNGNPEHLRETIRVSFEALGGAKPIDVWQYHSPDSKYTIEESLAPVKEAVEAGLIRFVGVSNFSVEQIKRAQDVVDIVSVQNQYSPWQRQPEKDGVLKYCEQQELTFLPWSPFGGKRRHQDLQDIPAIANLAKEKGVSVYSIVLAWLRSKSPAILPIPGASKVSSIEDSAQAINVKLSEEEVQKIDRAT from the coding sequence ATGGAAACCAAACAGCTAGGAAAAACTGGTGTATTTGTGAGTGCGATCGGTTTGGGTGGTATGCCCATGTCAATCTCTAATCGCCCTCCTGAATCGCAATCAATCGAAGTTATTCATCGGGCTTTGGATTTGGGTATTACATTTATTGACACTGCCGACTCTTACTGCAAAGATGAGTCAGAAAAACACCACAACGAGCGACTAATTAATAAGGCGCTTACTAGTTACAAAGGCGATGTTAGCCAAGTAATTGTGGCAACTAAGGGCGGTTTGATGCGTCCCGATGGCAACTGGACAAGCAACGGCAACCCAGAACATTTGCGCGAAACAATTCGAGTCAGTTTTGAGGCGTTAGGTGGTGCTAAACCCATCGATGTTTGGCAATACCATTCTCCCGATAGTAAGTACACCATTGAAGAATCTCTTGCGCCAGTGAAAGAAGCAGTGGAGGCAGGTTTGATTAGGTTTGTGGGAGTTTCTAACTTTTCCGTTGAACAAATTAAGCGGGCGCAAGATGTAGTAGATATTGTCTCGGTGCAGAATCAATACAGCCCTTGGCAACGACAGCCAGAAAAGGACGGCGTGTTGAAGTATTGCGAACAACAAGAATTGACATTTTTGCCTTGGAGTCCCTTTGGTGGTAAACGTCGCCATCAGGATTTACAAGATATTCCGGCGATCGCTAACTTAGCGAAAGAAAAAGGCGTGTCGGTATATAGTATCGTTCTAGCGTGGTTACGCTCCAAATCACCCGCTATTTTGCCAATTCCTGGTGCTAGCAAGGTTTCTAGCATTGAAGACTCAGCACAAGCTATCAATGTGAAACTATCTGAAGAAGAAGTCCAAAAAATTGATCGCGCAACTTAA
- a CDS encoding DUF3146 family protein, with protein MSAKRRLPETIAHVRITRQSWQHGFLEGEVSAGEFEWHFQWHFRRGELAVKPSQGRALIKEPLGRFLEQQDYQLEPGGDYAFTIRAEL; from the coding sequence GTGAGTGCTAAAAGACGACTGCCAGAAACTATTGCCCATGTCAGAATCACCCGCCAATCTTGGCAACACGGCTTCCTTGAGGGTGAAGTGAGTGCAGGTGAGTTTGAGTGGCATTTCCAGTGGCATTTTCGCCGGGGAGAACTTGCCGTCAAGCCTTCCCAAGGCCGCGCTTTAATCAAAGAACCCCTTGGTCGATTTTTGGAGCAACAAGATTATCAGCTAGAGCCTGGAGGAGATTATGCTTTTACTATTCGGGCGGAACTTTAA
- a CDS encoding pre-16S rRNA-processing nuclease YqgF, with product MTLREFSPTQPVILGFDPGRDKCGLAVMGLDRQLYYHQVVLAKEAIATIETLRQKFPISLMVMGDQTTAKQWRQKLYQELTEPLSIILVDERYTTLEARDRYWQMFPPKGLTKLLPQGLRQPPRPIDDIVAILLIERYLNRLTESTLSSQE from the coding sequence ATGACTTTACGCGAATTTTCGCCAACGCAACCAGTCATATTGGGGTTTGATCCAGGTCGAGATAAGTGTGGTTTAGCGGTGATGGGACTGGATCGGCAATTGTATTATCATCAGGTTGTGCTAGCAAAAGAGGCGATCGCTACCATTGAAACACTGCGTCAAAAGTTTCCGATCTCCTTGATGGTGATGGGCGACCAAACTACAGCCAAGCAGTGGAGACAGAAATTGTATCAGGAATTGACAGAACCTCTGAGTATTATTTTAGTGGATGAGCGATATACAACCTTAGAAGCACGCGATCGCTATTGGCAAATGTTCCCACCCAAAGGGCTAACAAAGCTATTGCCACAAGGTCTACGACAGCCTCCAAGACCGATAGATGACATTGTTGCCATTCTCTTAATCGAAAGATACTTAAACCGCCTCACAGAATCAACACTCAGCAGTCAAGAGTGA
- a CDS encoding DUF3084 domain-containing protein, with protein MTTGYILIAAILILGGVIATVGDRIGTRVGKARLSLFKLRPKNTAVVVTIFTGGLISASTLGILFAADEGLRKGVFELEDIQTDLRQKREQLKTAETQKSQVESELNQARIAQAKAQQDLQAINQSLQAANAKQLQTQAQLNRTISQQAQTQTQLQRTQGQLGQVVTQYQKAIAELQSVSNQRKELQAAVELLKTERQRLYAEAKKAIDEAKTAIEKRDRELANRQEAIEQRDKKIGQLDQLIQKRNVEVAAREEVIAKRESRLKELEAQQEQLELEVARLEKYYQSYRDLRLGKLALVRGQVLSAAVIRVTQPAAARRAVVQLLQEANRNANLELSEPGANPANVELLRVTQDRIDQLSKQISDGQEYVVRIFSAGNYVRGEKQIEFFADTARNQLVFSGGAVLATTSADSKTMTSYQLQQRLEILISASQFRARNAGIVEDVQVEGTFLRFVAQLRQYNQPLEIKAIAAEDTYTAGPLRVKLVAIVNGKIIFST; from the coding sequence ATGACCACCGGATACATCCTCATCGCAGCAATTTTAATTCTGGGAGGCGTAATTGCCACCGTGGGCGATCGCATCGGCACACGAGTTGGCAAAGCCCGCCTCTCACTTTTTAAGCTTCGTCCGAAAAATACTGCTGTAGTGGTAACTATTTTTACGGGCGGTTTGATTTCAGCATCAACGCTAGGAATTTTATTCGCTGCCGATGAAGGTTTGCGAAAGGGAGTTTTTGAATTAGAAGATATTCAAACAGACCTCAGACAGAAGCGGGAACAGCTAAAAACCGCAGAAACTCAGAAAAGTCAGGTAGAAAGTGAGCTAAATCAAGCAAGAATTGCCCAAGCAAAAGCACAACAAGACTTACAGGCAATTAATCAGTCTTTACAGGCAGCAAATGCCAAACAACTCCAAACACAAGCTCAGTTGAACCGCACCATTAGTCAACAAGCTCAAACTCAAACTCAACTCCAACGCACTCAAGGTCAGCTAGGACAAGTTGTAACTCAGTACCAAAAGGCCATAGCTGAGTTGCAAAGTGTTTCTAATCAGAGGAAAGAGCTACAGGCGGCAGTTGAACTACTGAAGACAGAACGACAACGACTGTACGCTGAAGCGAAAAAAGCCATCGACGAAGCCAAAACAGCTATTGAAAAACGCGATCGCGAACTGGCTAACCGTCAAGAAGCCATAGAACAACGCGATAAAAAAATTGGCCAACTCGATCAATTGATTCAAAAGCGTAATGTAGAAGTTGCAGCACGAGAGGAAGTGATTGCCAAACGGGAATCCCGCCTGAAAGAATTGGAAGCGCAACAAGAGCAACTAGAACTAGAAGTTGCCAGGCTGGAAAAATATTATCAGTCTTACCGCGACCTGCGTCTAGGTAAGTTGGCCTTAGTTCGCGGTCAAGTTTTGTCTGCTGCTGTAATTCGTGTTACCCAACCTGCTGCGGCTCGTCGGGCAGTGGTACAACTTTTACAAGAAGCCAATCGCAACGCCAACCTCGAATTAAGTGAGCCTGGGGCAAATCCTGCCAATGTAGAGCTACTGCGCGTGACTCAGGATAGGATTGACCAATTGAGCAAGCAGATTAGCGATGGTCAAGAATATGTGGTGCGAATTTTCTCGGCTGGTAATTACGTCAGGGGAGAAAAGCAGATAGAGTTTTTCGCCGATACAGCGCGAAATCAATTGGTTTTTTCGGGAGGCGCAGTCCTAGCTACAACTAGTGCCGATTCCAAAACCATGACATCTTATCAGTTACAGCAGCGCTTGGAAATACTAATTTCTGCTTCCCAATTTCGGGCTCGTAATGCCGGAATTGTCGAAGATGTGCAAGTAGAGGGGACTTTCTTGCGCTTTGTCGCCCAATTAAGACAGTATAATCAACCCTTAGAAATCAAAGCGATCGCAGCAGAGGACACTTATACAGCCGGGCCATTGAGAGTAAAATTAGTAGCAATAGTCAACGGAAAAATTATTTTTAGTACTTAA
- the ntcA gene encoding global nitrogen regulator NtcA: protein MIVTQDKALANVFRQMATGAFPPVVETFERNKTIFFPGDPAERVYFLLKGAVKLSRVYEAGEEITVALLRENSVFGVLSLLTGNKSDRFYHAVAFTPVELLSAPIEQVEQALKENPELSMLMLRGLSSRILQTEMMIETLAHRDMGSRLVSFLLILCRDFGVPCADGITIDLKLSHQAIAEAIGSTRVTVTRLLGDLREKKMISIHKKKITVHKPVTLSRQFT from the coding sequence ATGATCGTGACACAAGATAAAGCCCTAGCAAATGTATTTCGTCAGATGGCGACCGGGGCGTTTCCGCCAGTTGTGGAAACGTTTGAACGCAATAAAACGATCTTTTTTCCTGGCGATCCTGCCGAACGAGTTTATTTTCTTTTGAAAGGTGCTGTTAAACTTTCTAGGGTGTACGAGGCAGGAGAGGAAATAACAGTAGCATTGCTTCGGGAAAATAGTGTTTTTGGTGTTTTGTCATTGCTGACAGGAAATAAGTCGGATAGGTTTTACCATGCGGTTGCATTTACCCCTGTGGAATTACTGTCAGCCCCAATTGAACAAGTAGAGCAAGCACTCAAGGAAAATCCAGAATTATCAATGTTAATGCTGCGGGGTCTTTCTTCGCGCATTTTACAGACAGAGATGATGATTGAAACTCTCGCTCACCGAGATATGGGTTCTAGGTTGGTGAGTTTTTTGTTAATTCTTTGTCGGGATTTTGGCGTTCCTTGTGCTGATGGGATCACTATTGATCTGAAGTTATCTCATCAGGCGATCGCAGAAGCAATTGGTTCAACTCGTGTTACCGTTACTAGGCTACTAGGGGATTTGCGTGAGAAAAAGATGATTTCTATCCACAAAAAGAAGATTACTGTGCATAAACCTGTTACCTTAAGTAGGCAATTCACATAA
- the fabI gene encoding enoyl-ACP reductase FabI, whose product MLNLTGKNALVTGIANNRSIAWGIAQQLHKAGANLGITYLPDERGKMEKKVAELVEPLNPSLFLPCNVQDEEQIQSTFETIREQWGKLDILIHCLAFASKDDLSGDFSQTSRSGFNTALEISTYSLVQLSGAAKPLMTEGGSIVTLTYLGGVRAIPNYNVMGVAKAGLEMSVRYLAAELGPQNIRVNAISAGPIRTLASSAVGGILDMIHHVEEVAPLRRTVTQLEVGNTAAFLCSDLSSGITGQVLYVDAGYEIMGM is encoded by the coding sequence ATGCTGAATCTGACTGGAAAAAATGCTCTTGTTACAGGTATTGCCAATAACCGCTCGATCGCCTGGGGCATCGCCCAACAGCTGCATAAAGCCGGAGCAAACCTGGGTATTACCTACCTGCCGGATGAACGCGGCAAAATGGAGAAAAAAGTTGCGGAGTTGGTAGAACCCCTCAACCCAAGCTTATTTCTTCCTTGTAATGTCCAAGATGAAGAACAGATTCAATCTACCTTTGAGACAATTCGTGAGCAATGGGGGAAGCTAGACATTCTCATCCATTGTCTGGCCTTTGCCAGTAAAGACGATTTAAGTGGAGACTTTAGCCAAACCTCTCGTTCTGGCTTCAACACTGCCTTAGAAATCAGTACCTACTCGCTGGTGCAGTTAAGTGGTGCAGCGAAACCTTTGATGACTGAGGGAGGTAGTATCGTCACGCTGACATATTTAGGCGGTGTTAGAGCAATTCCTAACTACAACGTTATGGGAGTTGCGAAAGCAGGATTAGAAATGAGCGTGCGTTACCTAGCTGCTGAACTAGGGCCGCAAAATATCCGCGTCAATGCCATCTCCGCAGGCCCCATCCGCACCTTAGCATCTTCAGCAGTTGGTGGAATTTTGGATATGATCCATCATGTCGAAGAAGTAGCTCCCCTGCGCCGTACTGTCACTCAGCTAGAAGTGGGTAATACTGCCGCTTTCTTATGTAGTGATTTGTCCAGTGGTATTACCGGACAAGTTCTATATGTAGATGCAGGATATGAAATTATGGGAATGTAA
- the hisB gene encoding imidazoleglycerol-phosphate dehydratase HisB yields the protein MQISKVNSNYDQSTKTPRIATVHRTTGETDVQVTINLDGRGTCTAATGIPFLDHMLHQIASHGLIDIDVQAKGDWEIDDHHTNEDVGITLGQAFNQALGDRKGIVRFGNFLAPLDEALVQVALDFSGRPHLSYGLQIPTQRVGTYDTQLVREFFVALVNHSQMTLHIRQLDGINSHHIIEATFKAFARATRLAVEIDPRRAGLIPSSKGVL from the coding sequence ATGCAAATTAGCAAAGTTAATTCAAACTACGACCAGTCAACTAAAACCCCTCGGATTGCCACTGTTCACCGTACTACTGGTGAAACTGATGTACAAGTTACCATCAATCTCGATGGTAGAGGAACTTGTACGGCAGCAACAGGCATTCCGTTTTTGGATCACATGTTGCATCAAATTGCCTCCCACGGGCTGATTGATATAGATGTCCAAGCCAAAGGAGACTGGGAAATTGATGACCATCACACCAACGAAGATGTAGGCATTACTTTAGGCCAAGCTTTCAACCAAGCACTAGGCGACAGAAAAGGTATTGTCCGTTTTGGTAATTTTCTTGCGCCATTGGATGAAGCTTTAGTTCAGGTAGCGCTAGACTTTTCGGGACGGCCTCACCTCAGCTACGGCTTGCAAATTCCTACCCAGCGCGTAGGCACTTATGACACCCAACTCGTGCGCGAATTCTTTGTAGCATTGGTGAATCATAGCCAAATGACGCTGCACATTCGGCAACTGGATGGCATTAATTCCCACCACATCATAGAGGCGACATTTAAAGCCTTTGCAAGAGCAACACGTCTAGCAGTGGAGATTGACCCCCGTCGTGCTGGTCTAATTCCCAGTTCTAAAGGCGTTCTCTAA
- a CDS encoding ABC transporter ATP-binding protein, translated as MKSVADDPDSQLNTADTPPVVLTSELRKVYRTGFWLNQKVVSLKNCSLTVYKGETFGLLGPNGAGKTTLLKLLLGIIHPTSGRGLLLDKPIGDRSVKQHIGYLPENPYLYDYLTGWEFLQLAAGLFQIPQSVQRQRIPQLLELVGLSQADARKKLLRRYSKGMLQRVGMAQALINEPDLVFLDEPMSGLDPVGRYQMREIILALKAAGKTIFFNSHVLSEVEQICDRIAILAQGELICSGSLNELLGVDNTYYVKGQGGDWEILKKWIPTLRFEPDGSWQGTLQDDYYDFLASVRLMEGKIIAMNLSRYSLEEFFIQQIQRKNNSVN; from the coding sequence ATGAAGTCTGTTGCAGATGACCCTGATTCTCAACTTAATACGGCAGACACTCCGCCAGTAGTCCTAACTTCTGAGTTGCGAAAAGTCTATCGCACTGGTTTTTGGCTAAATCAAAAAGTCGTATCTCTCAAAAACTGTTCTTTAACGGTTTACAAAGGCGAAACCTTTGGGTTGCTAGGGCCAAACGGTGCTGGTAAAACCACCCTTTTAAAATTGTTGCTGGGAATTATTCATCCCACTTCTGGACGGGGATTGTTATTGGATAAGCCTATAGGCGATCGCAGTGTTAAGCAACATATCGGCTATTTGCCAGAAAATCCCTATTTGTATGACTATCTCACTGGCTGGGAATTTTTGCAGCTAGCTGCCGGACTATTCCAAATTCCCCAAAGTGTCCAACGCCAACGCATTCCCCAACTGCTGGAATTGGTGGGTTTATCCCAAGCTGATGCTCGTAAAAAACTTTTACGCCGCTATTCAAAAGGAATGCTACAGCGTGTTGGTATGGCACAGGCGCTAATTAACGAGCCAGATTTGGTTTTTCTGGATGAACCCATGTCCGGTCTCGATCCGGTGGGACGTTACCAAATGCGGGAAATCATCCTGGCACTAAAAGCTGCTGGAAAGACGATTTTCTTTAATAGCCATGTTCTTAGTGAAGTAGAGCAGATTTGCGATCGCATTGCCATCCTTGCTCAAGGTGAACTAATTTGCTCTGGTTCCCTTAATGAGCTTTTAGGCGTAGACAACACATATTATGTAAAAGGTCAAGGTGGTGACTGGGAAATTCTCAAAAAATGGATACCCACTCTCAGATTTGAACCTGATGGTTCCTGGCAAGGTACACTACAAGACGATTACTATGATTTCCTCGCTAGTGTTCGTCTGATGGAAGGTAAAATTATTGCCATGAACTTGTCGCGTTACTCCCTAGAAGAGTTTTTTATTCAACAAATTCAAAGAAAAAATAACTCAGTTAATTAA